Proteins encoded in a region of the Zea mays cultivar B73 chromosome 2, Zm-B73-REFERENCE-NAM-5.0, whole genome shotgun sequence genome:
- the LOC100282628 gene encoding zinc transporter 1 precursor → MGAVKHTLKMLSWLLLFAQLAAATTSKCTNATNGTETDSLGAMKLKLIAIASILTAGAAGVLVPVLGRSMAALHPDGDIFFAVKAFAAGVILATGMVHILPAAFDGLTSPCLYKGGSGGNIFPFAGLIAMSAAMATMVIDSLAAGYYRRSHFKKARPIDILEIHEQPGDEERSGHAQHVHVHTHATHGHSHGEVDVISSPEEASIADTIRHRVVSQVLELGILVHSVIIGVSLGASVRSSTIRPLVGALSFHQFFEGIGLGGCIVQANFKLRATVMMAIFFSLTAPIGIALGIGISSSYNGHSTTAFIVEGVFNSASAGILIYMSLVDLLATDFNKPKLQTNTKLQLMTYLALFLGAGMMSMLAIWA, encoded by the exons ATGGGAGCTGTGAAGCATACATTGAAAATGCTTTCATGGCTCCTACTCTTCGCACAATTGGCTGCGGCCACCACCTCCAAGTGCACAAATGCCACAAATGGGACTGAGACTGACAGCCTGGGTGCAATGAAACTGAAGCTGATTGCCATTGCATCCATCCTCACAGCTGGAGCAGCTGGTGTGCTAGTGCCAGTACTTGGCCGCTCCATGGCCGCGCTACATCCTGATGGTGACATTTTTTTCGCTGTCAAGGCATTTGCAGCCGGTGTCATCCTGGCCACGGGCATGGTCCACATTCTGCCAGCAGCATTTGATGGGCTGACATCCCCATGCCTCTACAAAGGTGGCAGTGGTGGGAACATTTTCCCCTTTGCAGGACTCATTGCAATGTCTGCTGCAATGGCCACTATGGTGATAGACTCACTAGCTGCTGGGTACTACCGCCGGTCTCACTTCAAGAAGGCACGGCCAATCGACATCCTAGAGATCCATGAACAACCAGGAGATGAGGAAAGGTCTGGGCATGCACAACATGTGCATGTGCACACCCATGCAACACATGGGCATTCACACGGAGAGGTGGATGTCATCAGTTCACCAGAGGAGGCTTCAATAGCTGACACGATCCGGCACAGGGTGGTATCTCAG GTCCTTGAGCTCGGAATTTTGGTGCATTCAGTGATAATTGGGGTGTCCTTAGGTGCATCTGTGAGGTCATCGACCATAAGGCCTCTTGTTGGTGCCCTTAGCTTCCATCAATTCTTTGAAGGCATTGGCCTGGGTGGTTGCATTGTGCAG GCAAATTTCAAGTTGAGGGCTACCGTCATGATGGCAATTTTTTTCTCCCTGACTGCACCCATTGGCATTGCATTAGGGATTGGAATTTCATCAAGCTACAATGGCCATAGCACTACAGCGTTCATTGTTGAAGGAGTGTTCAACTCAGCCTCAGCAGGAATTTTGATCTACATGTCATTAGTCGATCTTCTGGCCACAGATTTCAATAAGCCCAAACTGCAGACGAATACAAAGCTTCAGCTGATGACATATCTTGCACTTTTCTTAGGTGCAGGGATGATGTCCATGCTTGCTATATGGGCATAG
- the LOC103645953 gene encoding pentatricopeptide repeat-containing protein At1g79490, mitochondrial, with protein MLLRVGLARSARLRGGGGGVSLSLAIARHLSFESPPPVPPSRPDPEWTDTVDYLDESGALLSSARGARPAVPGADPTILSGASAHPLPRPAAAARLAALALRHRSGATLSAALSALPSPPDPALLLLAAASLPASDPVPLISLVAWARLQPWFVPSDDLSSLLAARLPPATHSSELLALFDDTLGLSDLATFPKTFNAVVSALATHGLLEPAFYCFKRLRDVSFRGLETPAYNALLSLLLTRGLAFKAFEVLDEMATSGCALDEGTYQLAVPALARAGRIDAARKMFDEMKQREGIGRAPVGVYSVMVDVLAKAGRLDAAMGMYREMVVVGHRVSTAVSTAMVEALVRSGKLDAGMELWEEMRRGGLRPSFGLYTMVVEANARSGRLDMAAKLFGDMEKSGFFPTPATYACLVEMHASAGQVDAAMRLYHSMANSGTRPGLSTFTALLTMLANKSLLDLAAKVLLEMKASGFPIEVTASDLLMIYIKDGSTDLALRWLRFMGSAGIRTNNFIIRQLFESCMKTGLYDSARSLLEAYVAGAAKVDLILYTSILAHLVRCQDESSERTIMDILGTSKHKAHDFMCGLFTGPEQRKQPVLSFVREFFQGIDYDNEESAARYFVNVLLNYLVLMGQMNRARCVWKVAYENKLFAKAIVFDQHIAWSLDVRSLSVGAALVATVHTLHRFRKRMLYYGVVPRRIKLVTGPTLKMVVAQVLASLESPFEVSKVVLRAPGDSVLEWFKKPIVQQFLLNEIPSKADVLMHRLNVMFPSSAPEVRSLSIPRSLGMPR; from the coding sequence ATGCTGCTCCGCGTTGGCCTCGCGCGCAGCGCCCGCCttcgcggcggcggtggcggcgtcTCCCTCTCCTTAGCCATAGCGCGGCATCTCTCCTTCGAGTCGCCGCCACCAGTGCCCCCGTCCCGGCCCGACCCCGAGTGGACGGACACGGTGGACTACCTGGACGAGTCGGGCGCGCTGCTCTCCTCGGCGCGCGGGGCGCGGCCGGCCGTGCCGGGCGCCGACCCCACCATCCTATCCGGCGCCTCCGCGCACCCGCTCCCGCGCCCCGCAGCGGCGGCCCGCCTCGCGGCGCTCGCGCTCCGGCACCGATCGGGCGCGACTCTCTCCGCCGCGCTCTCCGCACTGCCCTCCCCGCCAGACCCCGCGCTGCTCCTCCTCGCGGCCGCCTCGCTCCCGGCTTCCGACCCCGTCCCGCTCATCTCCCTTGTCGCATGGGCGCGCCTCCAGCCGTGGTTCGTCCCCTCCGACGACCTCTCCTCGCTCCTCGCCGCGCGTCTCCCGCCGGCAACTCACTCCTCCGAACTCCTCGCGCTCTTCGACGACACCCTCGGGCTCTCCGACCTCGCCACCTTCCCCAAGACCTTCAACGCCGTCGTCTCCGCGCTCGCCACCCACGGCCTTCTCGAGCCGGCCTTCTACTGCTTCAAGCGCCTCCGCGACGTCAGCTTCAGGGGCCTCGAGACGCCCGCCTACAACGCCCTCCTCTCTCTGTTGCTCACCAGGGGGCTTGCATTCAAGGCCTTCGAAGTGCTCGACGAAATGGCGACCTCGGGCTGCGCCCTCGACGAGGGCACATACCAGCTCGCGGTGCCTGCGCTGGCGCGCGCCGGGAGGATCGACGCCGCCCGCAAGATGTTCGATGAAATGAAGCAAAGGGAGGGAATTGGGCGGGCGCCGGTGGGCGTGTATTCGGTGATGGTGGACGTGCTGGCCAAGGCAGGGAGGCTTGATGCGGCCATGGGAATGTACAGAGAGATGGTGGTGGTCGGGCATCGGGTAAGCACAGCAGTGAGCACCGCCATGGTGGAGGCACTGGTGAGATCTGGGAAGCTGGATGCTGGGATGGAGCTTTGGGAGGAGATGAGGAGGGGAGGGCTCCGACCAAGCTTTGGCTTGTACACGATGGTGGTCGAGGCCAATGCACGGTCTGGAAGGTTGGACATGGCCGCCAAGTTGTTCGGTGACATGGAGAAGTCTGGCTTTTTCCCTACGCCGGCCACATATGCCTGTCTGGTGGAAATGCATGCCTCCGCAGGGCAGGTGGATGCAGCAATGCGGTTGTATCACTCCATGGCGAATTCAGGGACAAGGCCAGGGCTTAGCACGTTTACAGCGTTGCTCACAATGCTGGCGAATAAGAGTCTGCTGGATTTGGCTGCAAAGGTGCTGTTGGAGATGAAGGCGTCAGGTTTCCCGATAGAGGTGACCGCAAGTGACCTGCTGATGATCTACATCAAGGATGGGTCAACTGACCTTGCACTCCGGTGGCTACGGTTCATGGGTTCGGCTGGCATAAGGACCAACAACTTCATCATTAGGCAGCTGTTTGAGTCTTGCATGAAGACGGGGCTGTATGACTCAGCGCGGTCGTTGCTTGAGGCTTATGTCGCTGGGGCAGCCAAGGTGGACTTGATTCTCTACACATCCATCCTCGCGCACTTGGTCCGGTGCCAGGACGAGAGCAGCGAGCGTACAATCATGGACATCCTGGGCACCAGCAAGCACAAAGCACATGACTTCATGTGCGGGCTGTTCACTGGTCCGGAGCAGCGGAAGCAGCCCGTGCTCTCTTTCGTGCGCGAGTTCTTCCAGGGCATCGACTACGACAACGAGGAGAGTGCAGCCAGGTACTTTGTGAACGTCCTGCTCAACTACCTGGTGCTCATGGGGCAGATGAACCGTGCCCGCTGTGTTTGGAAGGTCGCCTACGAGAATAAGCTGTTCGCCAAGGCAATCGTTTTTGACCAGCACATCGCCTGGTCCCTGGATGTCAGGAGCTTATCCGTGGGCGCAGCTCTCGTGGCTACCGTGCACACACTGCATCGGTTCAGGAAGCGGATGCTCTACTACGGGGTTGTGCCACGGCGCATCAAGCTGGTGACTGGGCCGACACTGAAGATGGTGGTGGCACAGGTGCTGGCGTCGCTGGAGTCGCCGTTTGAGGTGAGCAAAGTCGTCTTGCGGGCACCCGGCGACTCGGTACTGGAGTGGTTTAAGAAGCCGATTGTCCAGCAGTTCCTCCTGAACGAGATACCATCCAAGGCCGACGTCTTGATGCACAGGCTCAACGTGATGTTTCCAAGTTCGGCTCCGGAGGTCCGGTCCTTGTCCATTCCAAGATCCCTTGGCATGCCTAGGTGA
- the LOC100278829 gene encoding uncharacterized protein isoform X1, producing MSGVITKFAVTSMVMWMAPVAIMYGFYYQVFPGVSQMSSSAQTLASGFLAVISVNLVIGFYIFMAMKETPHQEPQPDPTFLEKAKASINQPTSSRVSDDSKGKGKVE from the exons ATGTCAGGAGTGATCACAAAGTTCGCGGTTACATCCATGGTGATGTGGATGGCCCCTGTTGCGATCATGTATGGGTTTTACTACCAGGTGTTTCCAG GTGTGAGTCAGATGTCATCCTCGGCGCAGACACTTGCCAGTGGGTTCCTGGCTGTCATATCAGTTAATCTAGTGATCGGCTTTTACATATTCATGGCGATGAAGGAGACTCCACACCAAGAGCCACAGCCAGATCCCACCTTCCTGGAGAAAGCCAAAGCGAGTATCAACCAGCCAACATCCTCTCGAGTGAGTGATGATTCCAAGGGGAAGGGAAAGGTCGAGTAA